The Triticum dicoccoides isolate Atlit2015 ecotype Zavitan chromosome 6A, WEW_v2.0, whole genome shotgun sequence genome has a window encoding:
- the LOC119318725 gene encoding homoserine kinase-like isoform X1: MAAAATATAPSSFPSTRVHKPTLLSFRVSTKLRATAAPPSDPAPAFRSVTAFAPATVANLGPGFDFLGCAVADASLSLGDTVTATLDPSLPAGTVAISGITSPARPRLADRLSRDPLRNCAGIAAVAALRALGVRSHGVSLSLAKGLPLGSGLGSSAASAAAAAKAVDALFGSLLPRDGLVLAGLESEKAVSGFHADNIAPAILGGFVMVRSYDPFCLVSLPCPPALRLCFVLVTPDFEAPTSKMRAALPKNIAMGHHVRNSSQAAALVAGVLQGDAALIGSAMSSDFIVEPTRAPLIPGMAAVKAAALEAGALGCTISGAGPTAVAVIEGEEKGEEIARRMIDAFLSVGKLKATATVAQLDRAGARVISTSGLE, translated from the exons atggcggcggcggcgacggccaccgcgccctcctccttcCCCTCCACCCGCGTCCACAAGCCCACTCTCCTCTCCTTCCGCGTCTC GACCAAGCTCAGAGCCACCGCCGCGCCGCCATCCGACCCGGCCCCGGCCTTCCGGTCCGTCACGGCGTTCGCGCCGGCGACGGTGGCCAACCTCGGCCCGGGCTTCGACTTCCTGGGCTGCGCGGTCGCCGACGCCTCGCTCTCCCTCGGCGACACCGTCACGGccaccctcgacccctcgctgcccGCCGGCACGGTCGCCATCTCCGGCATCACGTCCCCGGCCCGCCCCCGCCTCGCCGACCGCCTCTCCCGCGACCCGCTCCGCAACTGCGCGggcatcgccgccgtcgccgcgctgCGGGCCCTCGGCGTCCGCTCGCACGGCGTCTCCCTCAGCCTCGCCAAGGGCCTGCCGCTCGGCTCCGGGCTCGGCTCctcggccgcctccgccgccgccgccgccaaggccgTCGACGCGCTCTTCGGCTCCCTGCTCCCCCGCGACGGCCTCGTGCTCGCCGGCCTCGAGTCCGAGAAGGCCGTCAGCGGCTTCCACGCCGACAACATCGCGCCGGCCATCCTCGGCGGGTTCGTGATGGTGCGGAGCTACGATCCCTTCTGCCTCGTGTCGCTGCCCTGCCCGCCGGCGCTCCGCCTCTGCTTCGTGCTCGTCACCCCGGACTTTGAGGCGCCGACCAGCAAGATGCGCGCCGCGCTGCCCAAGAACATCGCCATGGGCCACCATGTCCGCAACTCCAGCCAGGccgccgcgctcgtcgccggcgtgctgCAGGGCGACGCCGCCCTCATCGGCTCCGCGATGTCGTCCGACTTCATCGTCGAGCCCACCAGGGCGCCCCTGATACCTGGAATGGCTGCGGTGAAGGCCGCCGCTCTCGAAGCCGGAGCGCTGGGATGTACCATCAGCGGAGCAGGCCCGACCGCAGTGGCTGTCATTGAGGGAGAGGAGAAGGGGGAGGAGATCGCCCGGAGGATGATCGACGCCTTCCTGTCGGTCGGCAAGCTGAAAGCGACCGCCACCGTCGCTCAGCTTGACAGAGCGGGCGCCAGGGTCATCTCCACGTCTGGATTGGAGTAG
- the LOC119318725 gene encoding homoserine kinase-like isoform X2 → MAAAATATAPSSFPSTRVHKPTLLSFRVSTKLRATAAPPSDPAPAFRSVTAFAPATVANLGPGFDFLGCAVADASLSLGDTVTATLDPSLPAGTVAISGITSPARPRLADRLSRDPLRNCAGIAAVAALRALGVRSHGVSLSLAKGLPLGSGLGSSAASAAAAAKAVDALFGSLLPRDGLVLAGLESEKAVSGFHADNIAPAILGGFVMVRSYDPFCLVSLPCPPALRLCFVLVTPDFEAPTSKMRAALPKNIAMGHHVRNSSQAAALVAGVLQGDAALIGSAMSSDFIVEPTRAPLIPGMAAVKAAALEAGALGCTISGAGPTAVAVIEGEEKGEEIARRMIDAFLSVGKLKATATVAQLDRAGARVISTSGLE, encoded by the exons atggcggcggcggcgacggccaccgcgccctcctccttcCCCTCCACCCGCGTCCACAAGCCCACTCTCCTCTCC TTCCGCGTCTCGACCAAGCTCAGAGCCACCGCCGCGCCGCCATCCGACCCGGCCCCGGCCTTCCGGTCCGTCACGGCGTTCGCGCCGGCGACGGTGGCCAACCTCGGCCCGGGCTTCGACTTCCTGGGCTGCGCGGTCGCCGACGCCTCGCTCTCCCTCGGCGACACCGTCACGGccaccctcgacccctcgctgcccGCCGGCACGGTCGCCATCTCCGGCATCACGTCCCCGGCCCGCCCCCGCCTCGCCGACCGCCTCTCCCGCGACCCGCTCCGCAACTGCGCGggcatcgccgccgtcgccgcgctgCGGGCCCTCGGCGTCCGCTCGCACGGCGTCTCCCTCAGCCTCGCCAAGGGCCTGCCGCTCGGCTCCGGGCTCGGCTCctcggccgcctccgccgccgccgccgccaaggccgTCGACGCGCTCTTCGGCTCCCTGCTCCCCCGCGACGGCCTCGTGCTCGCCGGCCTCGAGTCCGAGAAGGCCGTCAGCGGCTTCCACGCCGACAACATCGCGCCGGCCATCCTCGGCGGGTTCGTGATGGTGCGGAGCTACGATCCCTTCTGCCTCGTGTCGCTGCCCTGCCCGCCGGCGCTCCGCCTCTGCTTCGTGCTCGTCACCCCGGACTTTGAGGCGCCGACCAGCAAGATGCGCGCCGCGCTGCCCAAGAACATCGCCATGGGCCACCATGTCCGCAACTCCAGCCAGGccgccgcgctcgtcgccggcgtgctgCAGGGCGACGCCGCCCTCATCGGCTCCGCGATGTCGTCCGACTTCATCGTCGAGCCCACCAGGGCGCCCCTGATACCTGGAATGGCTGCGGTGAAGGCCGCCGCTCTCGAAGCCGGAGCGCTGGGATGTACCATCAGCGGAGCAGGCCCGACCGCAGTGGCTGTCATTGAGGGAGAGGAGAAGGGGGAGGAGATCGCCCGGAGGATGATCGACGCCTTCCTGTCGGTCGGCAAGCTGAAAGCGACCGCCACCGTCGCTCAGCTTGACAGAGCGGGCGCCAGGGTCATCTCCACGTCTGGATTGGAGTAG